One window from the genome of Pseudomonas fluorescens encodes:
- a CDS encoding biotin/lipoyl-binding protein: protein MDLPSLRPDLQLSPAAPDPDGSPQWTLADPVRGRYFKLGAAAMRMLRHWSLGDPEQVLQAANREPGLPLNGESLEQLLGFLRGHDLISAMDPQQRDSYLFKTAAQRQSLWQILLHQYLFFRIPLWRPDAFLNRAWPWLARFGPGILRYGLPLTLGLGIFLVSRDWQRFIATFPHLFSLGGALAFGAALLFAKLCHEFGHAFMAKRAGCRVQSMGVAFMVLLPMFYTDVSDAWRINDRRARLLIGAGGVLAELLLACIALLAWSLLPDGPARTAAFMLASATWITTLIINLNPFMRFDGYFLLSDFWAVDNLQGRAFALCRWRLREALFGYGAAAPEPWSPKMRRRLLVWGYGSWLWRALLFFGIALAVYHLFFKVLGIFLMMVELVWFIFMPIVSEWRQWWSRREQARGGRMLLSGLVLLALLLALLLPWRSAVEVPAMLEAGRASALHAPVAARVKQVNVHDGQTVAQGDVLIELESPDMTSRLAIVRREIQIQQLQMRRQAGRSETAADAGIIEQQLAEAVAEHRGLVAQRERLLLRAPHAGQVRDVLPQLSVGRWLSPTQVLARVVQTDSRLRGYLTEAELWRVGPGATGRFIADDPMHTSIAVQLNEIDTNGVAWVEQQALTSDHHGPIAVRRDSQQRAEPVQAQYGVRLSAVDDASAPAQPLRGVAVLQGKGESVLGAAWRRLAALGVRESGF from the coding sequence ATGGACTTGCCGAGCCTGCGGCCGGACCTGCAATTGTCCCCGGCGGCGCCGGACCCGGACGGTTCGCCGCAGTGGACCTTGGCCGATCCGGTGCGCGGGCGCTATTTCAAGCTTGGCGCGGCAGCAATGCGCATGTTGCGGCATTGGTCCCTGGGCGATCCGGAACAGGTGCTGCAAGCCGCAAACCGCGAGCCGGGCCTGCCGCTCAATGGCGAGTCGCTGGAGCAACTGCTGGGTTTCCTGCGCGGCCATGACCTGATCAGCGCGATGGACCCACAACAGCGCGACAGTTACCTCTTCAAGACCGCTGCACAACGCCAGAGCCTGTGGCAGATCCTGCTGCATCAATACCTGTTTTTTCGTATACCGCTGTGGCGCCCGGACGCCTTTCTCAACCGGGCCTGGCCCTGGTTGGCGCGGTTCGGCCCCGGAATACTGCGCTATGGCCTGCCGCTGACCCTGGGTCTCGGCATCTTCCTGGTGTCGCGGGACTGGCAGCGCTTCATCGCGACGTTTCCGCACCTGTTCAGCCTGGGCGGTGCGCTGGCCTTCGGGGCGGCGTTGCTCTTCGCCAAGCTGTGCCATGAGTTCGGCCATGCCTTCATGGCCAAGCGCGCCGGTTGTCGTGTGCAAAGCATGGGCGTGGCGTTCATGGTGCTGTTGCCGATGTTCTATACCGACGTCAGCGACGCCTGGCGGATCAACGATCGTCGCGCACGGTTGCTGATCGGTGCCGGCGGAGTCCTGGCCGAATTGCTGCTGGCGTGCATCGCGCTGCTGGCCTGGTCGCTGCTGCCTGACGGGCCGGCACGCACCGCGGCGTTCATGCTCGCCAGCGCCACCTGGATCACCACGCTGATCATCAATTTGAACCCTTTCATGCGTTTTGACGGGTATTTCCTGCTCAGTGATTTCTGGGCGGTGGATAACCTGCAGGGGCGGGCGTTCGCCCTGTGCCGCTGGCGCCTGCGCGAAGCCTTGTTCGGTTATGGCGCGGCGGCGCCGGAACCCTGGTCGCCGAAGATGCGCCGGCGTTTGCTGGTCTGGGGATACGGCTCCTGGCTGTGGCGGGCATTGTTGTTTTTCGGGATTGCCCTGGCGGTCTATCACCTGTTCTTCAAGGTGCTGGGCATTTTTCTGATGATGGTGGAATTGGTGTGGTTCATTTTTATGCCCATCGTGAGTGAGTGGCGGCAATGGTGGAGTCGCCGTGAGCAAGCCCGCGGTGGGCGGATGCTCCTGAGCGGCCTGGTGTTGCTGGCGTTGCTGTTGGCGTTGCTGTTGCCCTGGCGCAGTGCGGTGGAAGTGCCGGCCATGCTCGAGGCCGGGCGGGCCAGTGCCTTGCATGCGCCCGTGGCGGCACGGGTCAAGCAGGTGAATGTGCACGACGGCCAGACCGTGGCCCAGGGCGATGTATTGATTGAACTGGAATCGCCGGACATGACCTCGCGCCTGGCCATCGTGCGCCGGGAAATCCAGATCCAGCAGTTGCAGATGCGCCGTCAGGCCGGGCGCAGCGAAACCGCGGCCGACGCCGGCATCATCGAACAGCAACTGGCCGAAGCGGTGGCCGAGCACCGGGGCCTGGTGGCCCAGCGTGAACGCCTGTTGTTGCGTGCGCCCCATGCCGGCCAGGTGCGCGACGTGTTGCCGCAACTGTCGGTAGGGCGCTGGCTGTCACCGACGCAGGTGCTGGCGCGGGTGGTGCAGACCGATTCGCGGTTGCGCGGGTACCTCACCGAAGCCGAGCTTTGGCGGGTCGGGCCGGGTGCCACGGGACGGTTCATCGCGGACGATCCGATGCACACGTCGATTGCCGTGCAGTTGAATGAAATCGACACCAACGGCGTGGCCTGGGTCGAACAACAAGCGTTGACGTCCGACCACCATGGGCCGATTGCGGTGCGCCGCGATTCGCAGCAACGGGCCGAGCCGGTACAGGCTCAGTACGGTGTGCGGCTGAGTGCAGTGGACGACGCGTCCGCTCCGGCGCAGCCGCTGCGTGGCGTGGCGGTGTTGCAGGGCAAGGGCGAGTCGGTGTTGGGAGCGGCCTGGCGACGGTTGGCGGCGTTAGGTGTCAGGGAAAGCGGGTTCTAG
- a CDS encoding efflux RND transporter periplasmic adaptor subunit, giving the protein MNAPVSGSAEQVFARFLDLERQTRAARTPAQLSYSLVNDGQALFGFRHAALLIAGKVQAVTGVSTVEPNAPFVAFVEQAVAQLFKQGLLNQARVIAADGVSESVRADWQSLSAGQVFWLPLIDHQGQVFGGLWLARDLPWTPPEQVLLSQLGDTYSHAWLALQPRKPWRLRWTRKRQVALVAVLLLGLLIPVRQSVLAPAEVVPLGGQVVAAPLDGVIAEFLVKPNQTVKNGDLLLRFESTSLKAQADVAERALGVAEAELKANSQRSFADAESSSKIDLLAARVEQKRAERNYALELLKRSEVRAERDGIAVFADAERWLGKPVQTGERLMEIADPNQAELRIELAVGDAIALEPGAQVALFLDSDPLQRHLAWLERSAYEAQPTAAGQLAYRLDARFDATAPRIGLRGTAKVFGDRAPLALYLLRRPLAGLRQSVGL; this is encoded by the coding sequence GTGAACGCGCCGGTATCGGGCAGCGCCGAGCAGGTGTTTGCCCGCTTCCTTGACCTTGAACGCCAGACCCGGGCCGCACGAACGCCGGCACAATTGAGCTACAGCCTGGTCAATGACGGCCAGGCCCTGTTCGGCTTTCGTCATGCCGCGTTGTTGATCGCCGGCAAGGTCCAGGCGGTGACCGGCGTCAGTACCGTGGAGCCGAATGCGCCATTCGTGGCATTTGTCGAGCAGGCGGTGGCGCAGCTATTCAAACAGGGCCTGTTGAATCAGGCTCGGGTGATCGCCGCCGATGGGGTGAGTGAATCCGTCCGGGCGGACTGGCAAAGCCTGTCCGCCGGCCAAGTGTTCTGGCTGCCGTTGATCGATCATCAGGGCCAGGTATTCGGCGGTTTGTGGCTGGCCCGGGACTTGCCCTGGACCCCTCCCGAACAAGTGCTGCTGTCGCAACTGGGGGACACCTACAGCCATGCGTGGCTGGCGCTGCAACCGCGCAAGCCGTGGCGCCTGCGTTGGACGCGCAAGCGCCAGGTCGCCCTGGTGGCGGTGTTGCTGCTGGGCTTGCTGATCCCGGTGCGCCAGTCCGTGTTGGCCCCGGCCGAAGTGGTGCCGCTGGGCGGGCAGGTAGTGGCGGCGCCGTTGGATGGGGTGATCGCCGAGTTCCTGGTCAAGCCCAACCAGACCGTCAAGAACGGCGACCTGTTGCTGCGTTTCGAAAGCACCAGCCTCAAGGCCCAGGCCGATGTGGCCGAGCGTGCGTTGGGCGTGGCCGAGGCCGAACTCAAGGCCAATTCCCAGCGCTCGTTTGCCGACGCCGAATCCAGTTCGAAGATTGACTTGCTGGCCGCCCGCGTCGAACAGAAACGCGCCGAGCGCAACTACGCGCTTGAATTGCTCAAGCGCAGCGAAGTACGCGCCGAGCGCGACGGCATTGCGGTGTTCGCCGACGCCGAGCGCTGGCTCGGCAAGCCCGTGCAGACTGGCGAGCGACTGATGGAAATCGCCGACCCGAACCAGGCCGAGCTGCGTATTGAATTGGCGGTGGGCGACGCGATAGCCCTGGAGCCTGGTGCGCAAGTGGCGTTGTTCCTCGACAGCGACCCGTTGCAGCGGCACCTGGCCTGGCTCGAGCGCTCGGCCTATGAAGCGCAACCTACCGCCGCCGGGCAGCTGGCGTACCGGTTGGACGCGCGTTTCGATGCCACGGCGCCTCGCATCGGCCTGCGGGGCACGGCGAAGGTCTTTGGCGACCGCGCGCCGCTGGCGTTGTACCTGTTGCGTCGGCCACTGGCCGGCCTGCGCCAGAGCGTAGGCCTGTAG
- a CDS encoding efflux RND transporter periplasmic adaptor subunit, whose protein sequence is MGRLSSWVVGLTFVTCGVQAQTPVADDPLLESGVTASAPSGNEARGVLRARDQAVLASELAGRIVELPFSEGESFKKGDTLARFDCSAYQAQLNAAQAASRGAGEELAHNRQLAELKSVGRFEVSRAEARLSEAQAQSQVYQVQVKRCSVIAPFDGQVVARKVQRYESVAAGAPLLDVVDNRTLEIHLLVPSRWMDRLKPGQPFTFVPDETGKPLQATVKRLGARIDEGSQTLLLVASVPDASGLLSGMSGTARFAEPK, encoded by the coding sequence ATGGGACGTTTGAGTAGTTGGGTTGTGGGATTGACCTTTGTAACGTGCGGCGTGCAGGCGCAAACGCCTGTCGCGGACGATCCTCTGCTGGAAAGCGGTGTCACGGCCAGTGCGCCGAGTGGCAATGAGGCGCGTGGGGTGCTTCGGGCGCGAGACCAGGCGGTGCTGGCCAGCGAGTTGGCCGGGCGCATCGTCGAGTTGCCGTTCAGCGAGGGTGAGTCGTTCAAGAAGGGCGATACCCTGGCGCGGTTCGATTGCTCGGCCTATCAGGCCCAGCTCAACGCGGCCCAGGCGGCAAGCCGGGGGGCCGGTGAAGAGCTGGCGCATAATCGGCAATTGGCGGAGTTGAAATCGGTCGGGCGCTTTGAGGTCTCGCGGGCCGAGGCCCGGCTCAGCGAGGCTCAGGCCCAATCCCAGGTGTACCAGGTTCAGGTCAAGCGTTGCAGCGTGATCGCGCCCTTCGACGGGCAAGTGGTGGCGCGCAAGGTCCAGCGCTATGAAAGCGTGGCGGCCGGCGCGCCGTTGCTCGATGTGGTCGACAACCGCACCCTGGAGATCCACCTGTTGGTGCCTTCACGCTGGATGGACCGGCTCAAGCCTGGCCAGCCCTTTACCTTCGTCCCCGATGAAACCGGCAAGCCGTTGCAAGCGACGGTCAAGCGCCTGGGCGCGCGCATCGACGAGGGCAGCCAGACCCTGTTGCTGGTGGCGAGCGTGCCGGATGCCAGCGGCCTGCTGTCCGGCATGAGCGGCACGGCGCGTTTCGCGGAGCCCAAGTGA
- a CDS encoding NYN domain-containing protein: MRTAFFVDGYNVFYGLLAGTPYKWLNLAQLLTHIAHVENPQSSLASVDYFTSSVKPELATRGIISKEAQDSYVRALKASKVAVHYGRHQLERANAPRFVSRKIGASRQDTVAIWKLEEKETDVHIAISMYRTASRQETLPWEKRIEQLVLVSGDTDMAPALRAIREDYPHLKIGVVLPYRAGSKRLAPGSLKEHAHWMRRVVTCDELQSHQFPNRVPTHKAPAIKPDYW; the protein is encoded by the coding sequence GTGCGCACCGCTTTTTTCGTTGACGGTTATAACGTTTTTTATGGGTTGCTCGCCGGCACGCCCTACAAATGGCTGAACCTGGCGCAGCTATTGACACACATAGCCCACGTCGAGAATCCCCAGAGCTCACTCGCGTCCGTTGATTACTTCACGTCTTCCGTCAAACCGGAACTGGCAACGCGCGGAATCATTTCCAAAGAGGCTCAAGATTCATATGTCCGCGCGCTAAAGGCCAGCAAAGTCGCCGTACATTACGGACGCCATCAGCTCGAACGCGCCAACGCCCCTCGCTTTGTCAGCAGGAAGATCGGGGCCTCACGCCAGGACACGGTCGCTATTTGGAAGCTGGAAGAAAAGGAAACCGACGTTCATATTGCGATCAGCATGTATCGCACGGCCTCAAGACAAGAAACATTGCCGTGGGAGAAGCGTATCGAACAGCTCGTGCTGGTTTCGGGTGACACCGACATGGCTCCAGCCTTGAGGGCTATTCGAGAAGATTATCCTCACTTGAAAATCGGCGTTGTACTCCCCTATCGGGCTGGATCTAAACGCTTGGCGCCCGGCTCCTTAAAAGAGCACGCCCATTGGATGCGCCGCGTTGTCACTTGCGACGAACTCCAATCGCACCAGTTCCCCAACCGAGTGCCCACGCACAAAGCCCCCGCCATCAAGCCGGACTATTGGTAG